The following coding sequences are from one Homalodisca vitripennis isolate AUS2020 chromosome 7, UT_GWSS_2.1, whole genome shotgun sequence window:
- the LOC124366537 gene encoding cytochrome P450 4c21-like — protein MDEIMNLVNEGWKDEERIRTASPEDDTERLPGVNLVDIIADNMPVVSPGHDWRDEVVTMIAAASDTVVGSLALVVTTLGHYPEIQDKIVEEILAVMGDLERDVTSADLNAMTYLGQVITESIRLHGTVVGIMRRATKDTKLTNITLPAGSRVVIMLHGMGWDKEQFPNPDQFQPDRFSPENQKKRHSYAFKPFSAGPRNCIGKAYAMIVMKTVLVHILRRLRVTSHTKLSDIVYELKVVNYSKTPLLVSFHPR, from the exons ATGGATGAAATCATGAATTTGGTTAATGAG GGCTGGAAGGACGAGGAGCGAATAAGGACTGCATCACCAGAGGATGACACAGAAC GACTGCCTGGTGTAAATCTAGTGGACATCATAGCTGATAATATGCCAGTAGTATCGCCAGGCCACGACTGGAGAGACGAGGTTGTAACTATGATAGCTGCG GCGTCTGACACAGTTGTTGGGTCGCTGGCCCTTGTTGTCACCACATTAGGACATTATCCAGAAATACAG GACAAGATCGTTGAGGAGATCCTGGCGGTGATGGGAGACCTGGAACGGGATGTGACAAGTGCAGATCTCAACGCCATGACTTACCTTGGTCAGGTCATCACGGAGAGTATCAGACTTCACGGCACAGTAGTCGGCATCATGAGGAGAGCTACGAAAGACACTAAACTGA CCAACATCACGTTGCCTGCGGGTAGTCGAGTGGTGATAATGCTTCACGGGATGGGGTGGGACAAGGAACAGTTCCCTAATCCTGATCAGTTCCAGCCGGATAGATTCTCTCCAGAGAACCAGAAGAAGAGGCACAGCTACGCGTTCAAGCCGTTCAGTGCTGGACCTCGGAATTGTATCG GCAAGGCTTACGCAATGATAGTCATGAAGACAGTCCTGGTCCATATACTGAGAAGGTTACGCGTGACGTCACACACTAAACTGTCAGACATAGTGTACGAGCTGAAGGTGGTGAACTACAGCAAGACTCCACTTCTAGTTTCTTTCCATCCGCGATGA
- the LOC124366761 gene encoding cytochrome P450 4g15-like → MGGVDACCDKSATGRDVTMVVGNNLPARSLRWLRYHVGMEKSKLPVLPVLVCIVCLLLLLAYLIFRWQFRHVLATAAKLPSPPALPVIGNALLFCGDIISVTKNILKIATDYTGLSAVWIGPVPIFIVTNPGDAQIILNSTNTLEKDEVYSMLKIFFGNGLLTAPACTWKKYRKLINPVMHPSNVENFFPVFNEVSNKITQELAAASGPMDPTYTIFDGAMDAIMRTVISRKPVLPETKADVKFIIDR, encoded by the exons ATGGGAGGTGTAGATGCCTGCTGCGATAAGTCAGCCACCGGTCGTGACGTAACGATGGTGGTGGGGAACAACCTGCCGGCCAGGAGTTTACGCTGGCTCCGATATCAC GTAGGAATGGAGAAATCGAAACTTCCAGTACTTCCAGTTCTTGTCTGCATTGTTTGTCTTCTACTGCTGCTGGCATACCTAATATTCCGATGGCAATTCAGACACGTACTGGCGACAGCCGCAAAGCTGCCTTCTCCTCCAGCTTTGCCCGTGATTGGCAACGCGCTTCTTTTTTGCGGGGACATTATTA gcgTAACGAAGAACATCCTTAAAATTGCAACGGACTACACCGGGCTTTCCGCGGTTTGGATCGGCCCCGTCCCAATATTTATTGTGACAAATCCTGGTGACGCTCAA ataattttaaatagtacaaacaCATTGGAGAAAGACGAGGTGTACTCTATGCTGAAGATATTTTTCGGCAATGGATTATTAACAGCCCCTG CTTGCACATGGAAAAAGTACAGAAAGCTGATAAATCCTGTAATGCATCCTTCTAATGTGGAGAATTTCTTTCCTGTATTCAACGAAGTTAGCAACAAGATCACTCAAGAACTAGCTGCAGCCTCTGGTCCCATGGACCCCACATACACTATATTTGACGGAGCCATGGATGCAATAATGC GAACTGTCATTTCGAGGAAGCCTGTTCTTCCTGAGACAAAAGCTGACGTGAAGTTCATTATAGACAGGTAG